CGATAATATGATGGTTGGCTTCCCCTGTTAACAACGTGCCATATACAAAAAGGCTAATCATGGCCAAAACCCCTCTCGTAAAGTTGTCCTTGGGCCGACAAGGCCGTCAGGCCTCCGTCGCATTGCGGCGTTCATTCGGAAGCAGCAAAGCCAACACGCCTAGCAAAGGAAGGTACGCGCACAGCCGCATAACGAATTCAATGCCTCTCGCATCGGCCGCCCAACCGAGCACGGCCGAGCCGAGACCTCCGAGACCGAACGCCAGACCGAAAAACAATCCGGAAATGAGTCCGACATTCCCCGGAATCATCTCTTGCGCATAGACGACGATAATCGAAAACGCCGACGACATCACGAACCCCGCGCAAATGACAAGCACGCCGGAAGCGAACAAATTTGCGTACGGCATCAACAGACAAAACGGCGCCGCCCCGAAAATAGATAGGAAAATGACGTTCCGGCGGCCGAACCGGTCCGCAATCGGCCCTCCGACCAGCATCCCGATCGCCGACGCGAACAAAAACGCAAACAGCAGCAACTGCGCATGCGCGATCGGCAAACCGAAGCGATGAATCAAATAAAACGAATAGTAGCTAGTAATGCTGGAAACATATACATACTTGGAAAAAAGCAAAAATACGAGGATCGCGACCGTCCAAGCGATCTGGCGCCGAGATAATGCCGCGGAGCGGCTTGCGCGCTGCGCCCCGCGCTTGGCATGCATCGTCATGTGATTGCGATACCAGCTTGCCACGTACATCTGGATCACGATGCAGGCCGATGCCGCTATCGAAAACCAGATGACGCCGAACTGCCCCAATGGGACGAACACCACCGCCGTCATTATCGGTCCTAGGGAGGTACCGATCGTGCCGCCGACTTGAAATATCGACTGCGCGAGTCCTCGCCTGTTCCCGGCGGCCATATAAGCGACCCGGGAAGACTCCGGGTGAAAGACGGCGGATCCGATGCCGATGGCGATCACGGCGAGCAAAATGACGCCGAAGCTCGACGCCAAGGATAGAGTAACGATACCGGTCAACGTGAAGACGACCCCGATCGGCAATACATTTGGCCGGGGATGCGCATCCGCCGCTTTCCCGACCACCGGTTGCAGCAATGCGGCGGTCGTGCTCATGCAGAAGGCGATCAGCCCGATCTGCTTATACGTCAGTTGCAGAGATTCTTTCAAAATCGGAAATAGCGCCGAAACGGTCGACTGCATCGCATCGTTCAATAAATGTACGATACTGATGGCGATCAGAATCGGAAAAGCGGTCGGCGTTACGGCAGGCATCGATTTCGTTTGAATGCCGGACATTCGTTTGCGATCTTCCTCCTCTCATAAAGTCTTTTTTAAAGCGAAAATTGGTTCCCCTGCATCCCCCCTTTCCCAAAAAAAGCGCGCAAAAAGCCCCCATCCAGCTTACGAGACATAGAAAGATAGACGGAGGCTTCCGTCGTATTCGGCAACTGGCTGGCATCGCGGTCTTTAGGCAAATCCGCATTAGCCCCTGTAGCTTTGCGTCGCCACTTTTCAGTGGGTTTGCTATTGTCGTACGAAGTATGAAATTGTCAAAAAAGGCAATATTGTGTATGTGATATACACTATACTAAGATATTAAATCATTTTCAATAGAGAATTAATATAACGTTTTGTAAATTGCCCAATCTCCGCGAGCCAAGGGGATCGCAAGTCCGACGTTCATGAGCCGGTCGCCGCCGGTAAGCATGGCCAAACAAAAAGACAGGAGCATCCTGTTTCGCTCCTGTCCTTGCATTCTCCGCCACATCGAATTTGTCGCAGTTCTATTGCGGGTGCCCGTATTCTTAAAATACGCTCCCGCCGAAGAGGAATCGGTATTCCCAATGCCTGCCCTCAAAGGAGTCTACCCGGACGCCGCCGGCATCTTCGGAGTACGTATGAAGCACTTTGCCGTTCCCGATGTAGATTCCGTCGTGCGTGATCCGTTGGCTGCTTTTGTTGATCCCGCTATAATTTGATGCCCTTGATCCTTTGTACGACATGAAGAACATGATGTCCCCCGGCTTCAATTGTCTCCAGTCGGACGTTGTTTTTCCGATTCTACGTACGTAATCCCCCTGTGTTCGGGAGTTTGAAGGCAGCGTGATTCCTGCCCCGTCAATATAGGCTTGTCTAACAAAATCGGAACAGTCGAACGTCCTTGTGTTACTGCGGCTCGAGCCGAATTCATAGGGCGTCCCCAAATACTTCATGCCGGCGTCGATGACATTCCTTACAGCTGCGTTAGTCGCCGGTGCCGGCGCTGTCGGGGCCGGGGTTGCCGGGGCGGGGGTTGTCGGTGCCGGGGTTCCCGCATTTGCATTATTCCCCGTAATATTTACGTATTTGCTCGAAGAAGATACGTACCCGACTCGGCCGTTCGCATCCCGCACTTTCAACCAGTAGCGGTTGACGTTCTCGAGAATTTGAAGCCTTTCCCCTTCTCTTGCGTATCGGATTTTGTCCCCCTGCACCGACGGCCTCTCGCGCAGCGTCACGGATCGTTTGACTTCGGCAACCGCTGCATTGGCATTCGAGGAGGGTGGATTTGTCGCCGGTGCCGGCGCTGTTTTAATATCTACGTATTTACTTGAAGAAGATACGTACCCGACCCGGCCGTTCGCATCCCTTACTTTCAACCAATACCGATTGACGTTCTCGAGAACATCGAGTCTTTCCCCTTGTCTTGCGTACCGGATTTTGTCCCCTTGTACCGACGGCCTCTCGCGCAGTGTCACCGTTCGTTTGACTTCGGCCACCGCTGCGTTGGCATTCGTCGTATGCAGCATTCCGACGGATGACCCTTCTTCCGATGCCATTTGGTTCGTAGTCGCCCCGTCATTCGTAACGGGATGAACGACTACATGATTGTCTTGTACGGAGTACCGAATCTCCCGCTGGAAGAGCTCCGAAAGTGCGGAAACGGGGACATGCGGTTTCCCGTTGATCAGCACCGGACGGCCTGATAGCTGAACCGGCTTTTCATCGATTTCCGCACGCGATTGATTCATGGCGATTTCGAAAATGACATCGGTATCCCCAATGCTAAGTACTTGCGCATTCGGGTTCCAGTTCGTACGATACCCGATCGCTTCCGACAAGTCCTGGATCGGGACATATTCATTGTTAACTAATGGGATGCGGCCGCTGTCTTCCGATGCAAGTGGAAGCTGCTGTCCTCCCCCTCCCCTTTCCGCACTTTGGATTTCCATATTGTCATTGGTATTGCCATTGCAAGCTGTCTGCAGGAGTAATGCCGCCATTAGCAGGCTTAACACATAACAGCGCATATCTTTGCGCATCAACTTCTACCCCTTTGTCAATTGGTTTTAGGGATAGGTTGAGTAAATAATGCAAAACTATGCAACATTTCCACGAATACACTCCTAAGAAAAAGGAGTACCCGATTCGTCGCGGGTACTCCATCCTCGATCACAATATAGATTCCGAAAAACCTACCCTTATATTGCCTAAAACGGACAAACTTTCCTTAGGATATCTGGTTTGCGTCGCTCGATCGACGGCGATCAAACCAAACTTTTGGTCATAACCGAGCTGCCATTCGAAGTTATCCAATAAGGACCAATGCATATATCCGATGACGCGAATGCCCTCTTCCACGCATTCGTGGACACCCTTCAACGCCCGCTTGATGAACTCTACGCGGTCCGCATCTTGATCGGTCGATATACCGTTCTCCGTAATCATAATCGGTTTATCCCAATGCTTCGATACGAATCGCAGCACGCCGGCCAACGCTTCCGGGTAATACTCGTAGCCCATTTTCGTTTTCCTGGCGGCCGGATCCAATGGAACAACGCCGTTCGGGCCATGGATTTTCCGGGAATAATTTTGGACTCCTAAGAAGTCGTCCTCTTGAAGATAAGGCAGGTAATGAAGGAAGTCGTCATGCTGCTCCGCTTTCACAAATTCCTCCCCGCCCGGAAGCGCCTGATGGTCATACAGCGAGAACGTAATGCCGACCTTGATATGGGGCTGCGCTTCTTTAATCGCTTGCCGCGCTCGCACATGGCATTTCATGATGAGCAGATCGCCATCGTCCGTTCGGTGAGATAGAAACGGATGGACCATCCTCGGGTCCATGCCGAACGACTGGCCCAGTGCCCTGTAGTACGTCTCCATCTTTACTTTCATATCCATATTCAGACCAACCTGAATGTCCCCGTCGGCAGCCGAATCCGCCTTGTCCTCTTTCGCCCCCGTCATCCTTTTCATAATTTTGGCGATTTGCTTCCCCATATTCGCTTCATTGATGGTACAAACGTAAGGAATGAGGCCGCCCAGCTCCGACACGACGAATGTACAGTAATTGGCGAAATATTCCGCTGTCGCTTCGCTCTCCCAACCGCCTTCTGCGATCAACCATTTCGGCGAGGAGAAATGATGCAAAGTCACTATAGGCGTTACGCTCAAGCGATGGCAAAATTCAAGAACGTCTCGATAATGCTCGATTTCCTCCCG
The nucleotide sequence above comes from Paenibacillus sp.. Encoded proteins:
- a CDS encoding MFS transporter, producing MSGIQTKSMPAVTPTAFPILIAISIVHLLNDAMQSTVSALFPILKESLQLTYKQIGLIAFCMSTTAALLQPVVGKAADAHPRPNVLPIGVVFTLTGIVTLSLASSFGVILLAVIAIGIGSAVFHPESSRVAYMAAGNRRGLAQSIFQVGGTIGTSLGPIMTAVVFVPLGQFGVIWFSIAASACIVIQMYVASWYRNHMTMHAKRGAQRASRSAALSRRQIAWTVAILVFLLFSKYVYVSSITSYYSFYLIHRFGLPIAHAQLLLFAFLFASAIGMLVGGPIADRFGRRNVIFLSIFGAAPFCLLMPYANLFASGVLVICAGFVMSSAFSIIVVYAQEMIPGNVGLISGLFFGLAFGLGGLGSAVLGWAADARGIEFVMRLCAYLPLLGVLALLLPNERRNATEA
- a CDS encoding SH3 domain-containing protein produces the protein MRKDMRCYVLSLLMAALLLQTACNGNTNDNMEIQSAERGGGGQQLPLASEDSGRIPLVNNEYVPIQDLSEAIGYRTNWNPNAQVLSIGDTDVIFEIAMNQSRAEIDEKPVQLSGRPVLINGKPHVPVSALSELFQREIRYSVQDNHVVVHPVTNDGATTNQMASEEGSSVGMLHTTNANAAVAEVKRTVTLRERPSVQGDKIRYARQGERLDVLENVNRYWLKVRDANGRVGYVSSSSKYVDIKTAPAPATNPPSSNANAAVAEVKRSVTLRERPSVQGDKIRYAREGERLQILENVNRYWLKVRDANGRVGYVSSSSKYVNITGNNANAGTPAPTTPAPATPAPTAPAPATNAAVRNVIDAGMKYLGTPYEFGSSRSNTRTFDCSDFVRQAYIDGAGITLPSNSRTQGDYVRRIGKTTSDWRQLKPGDIMFFMSYKGSRASNYSGINKSSQRITHDGIYIGNGKVLHTYSEDAGGVRVDSFEGRHWEYRFLFGGSVF
- a CDS encoding glycoside hydrolase family 1 protein, producing MKFHDDFLIGAATAAHQVEGNNVNSDFWLMEHLPGTTFKEPSLDAVDHYRRFREDIQLLADAGLNAYRFSIEWARIEPSKGYFDREEIEHYRDVLEFCHRLSVTPIVTLHHFSSPKWLIAEGGWESEATAEYFANYCTFVVSELGGLIPYVCTINEANMGKQIAKIMKRMTGAKEDKADSAADGDIQVGLNMDMKVKMETYYRALGQSFGMDPRMVHPFLSHRTDDGDLLIMKCHVRARQAIKEAQPHIKVGITFSLYDHQALPGGEEFVKAEQHDDFLHYLPYLQEDDFLGVQNYSRKIHGPNGVVPLDPAARKTKMGYEYYPEALAGVLRFVSKHWDKPIMITENGISTDQDADRVEFIKRALKGVHECVEEGIRVIGYMHWSLLDNFEWQLGYDQKFGLIAVDRATQTRYPKESLSVLGNIRVGFSESIL